A stretch of the Agromyces larvae genome encodes the following:
- a CDS encoding TrmH family RNA methyltransferase: MDHEHADAPEPGEPAEPGEPAEPAEPVLTHGVGPWPGGESEWPDDPRFDPELLRDGDRRNVVDRYRYWRMDAIVADLDERRHAFHVAIENWQHDLNIGSIVRTANAFAADTVHIIGRRRWNKRGAMVTDRYQHLQYHEDVAAFAAWAHEASVPIIAIDNVPGSVPIEAFDWPERCVLLFGQEGPGSTAEALEAADAIVEITQYGSTRSLNASAAAAIAMHSWVLRWAAPPA, encoded by the coding sequence GTGGACCACGAACACGCGGATGCCCCGGAGCCCGGTGAGCCGGCCGAGCCCGGTGAGCCGGCCGAGCCGGCCGAGCCCGTGCTCACGCACGGCGTCGGCCCCTGGCCGGGCGGCGAGTCGGAGTGGCCCGATGATCCGCGGTTCGACCCCGAGCTGCTGCGAGACGGCGACCGCCGCAACGTCGTCGACCGATACCGCTACTGGCGGATGGATGCGATCGTCGCCGACCTCGACGAGCGCCGCCACGCGTTCCACGTCGCCATCGAGAACTGGCAGCACGACCTGAACATCGGGTCCATCGTGCGCACCGCCAACGCGTTCGCCGCCGACACCGTGCACATCATCGGCCGCCGCCGCTGGAACAAGCGCGGCGCGATGGTCACCGACCGGTACCAGCACCTGCAGTACCACGAGGACGTCGCCGCCTTCGCCGCCTGGGCGCACGAGGCATCCGTACCGATCATCGCGATCGACAACGTGCCGGGCTCGGTGCCGATCGAGGCATTCGACTGGCCCGAGCGCTGCGTCCTGCTGTTCGGCCAGGAGGGCCCGGGATCCACGGCCGAGGCGCTCGAAGCCGCCGACGCGATCGTCGAGATCACCCAGTACGGCTCGACCCGCTCGCTGAACGCGAGCGCCGCCGCCGCGATCGCGATGCACTCGTGGGTGCTGCGCTGGGCGGCCCCGCCGGCGTGA
- a CDS encoding PEP-CTERM sorting domain-containing protein (PEP-CTERM proteins occur, often in large numbers, in the proteomes of bacteria that also encode an exosortase, a predicted intramembrane cysteine proteinase. The presence of a PEP-CTERM domain at a protein's C-terminus predicts cleavage within the sorting domain, followed by covalent anchoring to some some component of the (usually Gram-negative) cell surface. Many PEP-CTERM proteins exhibit an unusual sequence composition that includes large numbers of potential glycosylation sites. Expression of one such protein has been shown restore the ability of a bacterium to form floc, a type of biofilm.), whose protein sequence is MLVTPIALAMLLAVAGAALLLRRRSQAGSRSEH, encoded by the coding sequence ATGCTCGTCACACCGATCGCCCTCGCGATGCTGTTGGCCGTCGCAGGCGCAGCGCTCCTGCTGCGCCGTCGGTCGCAGGCCGGGTCGCGTTCCGAGCACTGA
- a CDS encoding CocE/NonD family hydrolase produces the protein MRRTRLLPPVPRLQRSRRGPLIIGTALAALPLALGGISAPAAWAADAIALDDGVSAPVYDYADAIRERVYIPVAGVDQDLDGEDDVTRIEIIRPAESDDGLEVPAIIDPSPYYTTLGRGNEGEFISDTDADGLNDSWPLFYDNYFVPRGYAVILAQMDGTAGSTGCPMHGGPGDIQSMKVVIDWLQGRVEGRNAAGDPVAATWHNGKAAMIGKSYDGTLANGVAATGVEGLTTIVPISAISNWYGYSRTGGVAHNTNYPSGLANTVTNLERRSLCAPTRTLLNGIDGDESGDVNPFWAERDYRTSIDDLHASVFLVHGLNDDNVRMSQVGDYWNALAERDIPRKIWLAKVGHVDPFDFRRAEWVDTLHRWFDHWLLDIDNGIMDEPQATVETAPEQYEDVASWPVPGTEPVDVYLGATAPGAAGALRLQAAAEPASLSFTGPAGSITEGNAINTPTGSQAQRLVFLSEPLTADLRVSGTARVELAASLGVTQANLSALLVDYGPSTPTPRTGEGVQNTATTTCWGAESDADDACYLEVARRTSTVDTWRVSRGALDTSNRESLIEGEGTPLVAGQPYAFSWPLEPYDTTFAAGHRIGVVVTTNLSGYNLAGTASATVTVDAAASRVVLPVVGGLGAAAAAGGLGAPAPVSLSFDVADRGVPIEPQSVAFGTAPVVPADPVSTDGWWLFDGWYADAALTTPFDFAAPLVADATAYAKWKPADATAPGKATLSNTSGWAYGLHDGTYEVVANLWWGVPGRELRLYENGVLVSTQALTPTGTSQEARVAFTGKPNGTYVYTAELVNSRGATAASSTTVKVTDAAPAKPVVSHDNWDRDGVFTVTANLWWGTNATSYRFLLDGVEVGSGELTAATPAAQAATVALTGVAPGAHTLVAVFANANGETASAPVKVEVR, from the coding sequence ATGAGACGAACTCGGCTTCTTCCACCGGTTCCACGTCTGCAGCGGTCCCGCCGGGGACCGCTCATCATCGGCACGGCCCTCGCGGCCCTGCCGCTCGCCCTCGGCGGCATCTCCGCTCCCGCCGCCTGGGCCGCCGACGCCATCGCGCTCGACGACGGAGTGAGCGCGCCCGTCTACGACTACGCCGACGCGATCCGCGAGCGCGTCTACATCCCCGTCGCGGGGGTCGACCAGGACCTCGACGGCGAGGACGACGTCACGCGGATCGAGATCATCCGCCCCGCCGAGTCCGACGACGGGCTCGAGGTGCCCGCGATCATCGACCCGAGCCCGTACTACACGACGCTCGGGCGCGGCAACGAGGGCGAGTTCATCTCCGACACCGACGCCGACGGGCTGAACGACTCGTGGCCGCTGTTCTACGACAACTACTTCGTGCCCCGCGGGTACGCGGTGATCCTCGCGCAGATGGACGGCACGGCGGGGTCGACGGGGTGTCCGATGCACGGCGGGCCCGGAGACATCCAGAGCATGAAGGTCGTGATCGACTGGCTGCAGGGCCGGGTCGAGGGCAGGAACGCGGCCGGCGACCCCGTCGCCGCGACCTGGCACAACGGCAAGGCCGCGATGATCGGCAAGTCGTACGACGGCACGCTCGCCAACGGCGTCGCCGCCACGGGCGTCGAGGGCCTGACCACCATCGTGCCGATCTCGGCGATCTCGAACTGGTACGGCTACTCGCGCACCGGCGGCGTCGCCCACAACACGAACTACCCGTCGGGCCTCGCGAACACCGTGACGAATCTCGAGCGGCGGTCGCTCTGCGCCCCGACCCGCACGCTGCTGAACGGCATCGACGGCGACGAGTCGGGCGACGTGAATCCGTTCTGGGCCGAGCGCGACTACCGCACCTCGATCGACGATCTGCACGCCTCGGTGTTCCTGGTCCACGGACTGAACGACGACAACGTGCGGATGAGCCAGGTCGGCGACTACTGGAACGCGCTCGCCGAGCGCGACATCCCGCGCAAGATCTGGCTCGCGAAGGTCGGCCACGTCGACCCGTTCGACTTCCGTCGCGCCGAGTGGGTCGACACGCTGCACCGCTGGTTCGACCACTGGCTGCTCGACATCGACAACGGCATCATGGACGAGCCGCAGGCCACGGTCGAGACCGCGCCCGAGCAGTACGAGGATGTCGCGAGCTGGCCGGTTCCGGGCACCGAACCGGTCGACGTCTACCTGGGCGCGACCGCGCCAGGTGCCGCCGGTGCGCTGCGCTTGCAGGCGGCGGCCGAGCCTGCGTCGCTGTCGTTCACCGGGCCGGCCGGGTCGATCACCGAGGGAAATGCGATCAACACCCCGACCGGCTCGCAGGCCCAGCGCCTGGTGTTCCTGTCGGAGCCGCTCACCGCGGACCTGCGCGTCTCGGGCACGGCTCGGGTCGAGCTCGCCGCGTCGCTCGGGGTCACCCAGGCGAACCTGTCGGCCCTGCTCGTCGACTACGGCCCGTCGACACCGACGCCCCGTACGGGCGAGGGGGTGCAGAACACCGCGACGACGACCTGCTGGGGCGCCGAGAGCGACGCCGACGACGCGTGCTACCTCGAGGTCGCGCGACGCACCTCGACGGTGGACACCTGGCGGGTCTCGCGGGGCGCGCTCGACACGTCGAACCGCGAGTCGCTCATCGAGGGCGAGGGCACGCCCCTCGTCGCCGGTCAGCCGTACGCGTTCTCGTGGCCGCTCGAGCCGTACGACACCACGTTCGCCGCCGGCCACCGGATCGGCGTGGTGGTGACGACGAACCTGTCGGGCTACAACCTGGCCGGCACGGCGAGCGCGACCGTCACGGTCGACGCCGCCGCGAGCCGCGTGGTGCTGCCCGTGGTCGGCGGGCTCGGCGCGGCGGCGGCCGCGGGCGGGCTCGGCGCACCCGCGCCGGTGTCGTTGTCGTTCGACGTCGCCGACCGAGGCGTGCCGATCGAGCCGCAGTCGGTCGCGTTCGGCACGGCGCCCGTCGTGCCGGCCGACCCGGTGTCGACCGACGGCTGGTGGCTGTTCGACGGCTGGTACGCCGACGCCGCCCTCACCACGCCGTTCGACTTCGCCGCACCGCTCGTCGCGGACGCCACCGCGTACGCGAAGTGGAAGCCCGCCGACGCGACGGCGCCCGGCAAGGCGACGCTCTCGAACACGAGCGGGTGGGCGTACGGCCTGCACGACGGCACCTACGAAGTCGTCGCGAACCTGTGGTGGGGCGTGCCGGGCCGCGAGCTGCGGCTCTACGAGAACGGCGTGCTCGTGAGCACGCAGGCGCTCACCCCCACCGGCACCTCGCAAGAGGCACGGGTGGCGTTCACCGGCAAGCCGAACGGCACCTACGTCTACACCGCAGAGCTCGTCAACTCGCGCGGCGCGACGGCGGCGAGTTCGACCACGGTGAAGGTCACGGATGCAGCTCCGGCCAAGCCCGTGGTGTCGCACGACAACTGGGATCGAGACGGCGTGTTCACGGTCACCGCGAACCTGTGGTGGGGCACGAACGCGACGTCGTACCGGTTCCTCCTCGACGGGGTCGAGGTGGGCTCGGGCGAGCTGACGGCGGCGACGCCGGCCGCGCAGGCGGCCACGGTCGCGCTGACGGGTGTCGCGCCCGGCGCGCACACGCTCGTCGCGGTGTTCGCGAACGCGAACGGCGAGACGGCGTCCGCGCCAGTGAAGGTGGAGGTGCGCTGA